A part of Thermotoga petrophila RKU-1 genomic DNA contains:
- a CDS encoding ATP-binding cassette domain-containing protein — translation MTRREKEITMKSEKFPIRFENFSISVDGKSVLENITVSFVEGMNVLYGPRGSGKSFLLRSIVKLNVEIFNEISRSGSVYLFDQNVQDLDDIYLRKNALYLDTSFIDAMNRYTFDEFLKLALKRKISLEDFSEKLDDLGILRMLIRGRKTPLSVFSPAEKISLLLFILEQKKPRIILMDCLLDHLDDENLEKIMDMFLKMKEERTFVISTRILQRFLYIADLLVILNNGKINYVGSPKDFVLKM, via the coding sequence TTGACGAGAAGAGAGAAAGAGATAACGATGAAAAGCGAAAAGTTTCCGATAAGGTTTGAAAATTTTTCCATATCTGTGGATGGTAAAAGTGTACTTGAGAATATAACCGTTTCCTTTGTTGAAGGAATGAACGTCCTTTATGGCCCAAGAGGATCCGGAAAATCTTTTCTCCTCAGATCTATCGTCAAATTGAACGTTGAAATATTCAACGAGATTTCCAGAAGTGGTTCCGTCTATTTGTTCGATCAAAATGTGCAGGATCTTGACGACATCTATCTCAGGAAAAACGCTCTGTACCTTGATACCAGTTTCATCGATGCGATGAATCGCTACACATTCGATGAGTTTCTTAAGCTTGCCCTGAAAAGGAAAATTTCTCTGGAGGATTTTTCCGAGAAACTCGATGATCTTGGAATACTGAGGATGCTTATTCGCGGTCGAAAAACACCCCTTTCTGTGTTCTCTCCAGCCGAAAAGATTTCCCTCCTTCTTTTCATTCTCGAACAGAAAAAACCTCGTATCATTTTGATGGACTGTCTGCTGGATCACCTCGACGATGAAAACCTAGAGAAGATAATGGACATGTTCCTCAAGATGAAGGAAGAACGAACTTTTGTCATATCCACTCGTATCCTTCAAAGGTTTCTCTACATCGCCGATTTGTTGGTTATACTGAATAATGGTAAAATCAATTATGTTGGGAGTCCCAAGGATTTCGTTTTAAAAATGTGA